Part of the Lolium rigidum isolate FL_2022 chromosome 6, APGP_CSIRO_Lrig_0.1, whole genome shotgun sequence genome, AATGAGCATCCTTGGACACGCCGATGCTGTTCATTGTCACCGCAGTCTGCAAGTGACCAAGCTTCATCATCCATAAAAAAATAAGGTGCAGGAAACACCAGAAGCACAAAGAGAAATCTCTTTGGCCTgaagtaataacctctcctttcaCTGCAACTTGTAGCTAATTACTCTTTGTAATTTTTTTCCTTCCATAATGAATAAGTGCAAAATGTTTGATCCCGATGGTCCTGCAGTAATAAAATTTCATGACTTGTAAGCTAGATTTAAACATAAAATACGTTTTACCATGTAGAACGGAATGGAATGGGATGTGTCCTGTCCCGTTTGTTGAGGAGTAGCTTTCGTTTCAGAAGGCGCCTTTTAGCTGCGAATGTGTCCTGTTTTCTCTGGTAAGATTGCGACCGGAGAGGTTAGCTAGCACAAGATAGTGTTTGATCATTTGATTAGATATTGGCACAGTCGCCGTCCTGGAAAACGAAATGGTGACGCCGCCCTCTGTTTTCTGCCTGGATTGGCCTGACCGGCGGTGTTCTTTTTGTGTGTAATATTCAGTGGAAGCTGACGACGACGAAGCCTTCGGCGCCATCTCGAAAGGCTCGTGGACTGACGGAACCCGATGATCCCTGGAGAAGGCTCAGGTCGTGCTGTATATTTGAAATAAAACATGTAGTAAATAAATCCAAAATATTTTTTGAAGTTAGGAAAACAACTGGTAAATTTACTAAAACCGTACTAGAAAAGGATAAAAAGGAATGGAATACGTTATTGACGCTGTAGTGCATCCCGCTCGCAAACACTCGGACCGATCAAACCACGTGGATATCTTATCTAGGATTTCATAAATAAAACCTGTATGAGATTTAACAAAATATggatatctagacactaaataataGAGTTGTGGCActatagattgaaacggagggagtatatagatatatctaaattttaacaaatctcagATAACCTTTATGGGGCCGAACGAGTACATGAGTTTAACGGTTGAAAGCagcatgcaattttttttttaaaaaaaaaacacagtACATATGCAGACGCTCATcaatacgtacatacactcacccctacaaATGCACGCACACCCTATCCTCATGAGCACCTTCGAGAGACCGAGTCTAAAAAAACTACGCCGACGGGtcatgagattgacgaagtcatcacAAACGTCTCCCTGTCAATGTAAATGTCGTCTCTCACTGAAAAAATATTCCACTTTTTATGAGACACCTAAGTGTCAAACCTAGGGTTTGAACTCTTGTGGGCTTGGGGTGTCACAACTCTATCCATCATCCAACCACATGTTGGTTCTCAAAGCACCATATAATGTGGATACCCAATTTGGCTCCTATGTGCATATGATTTGAAaacacatttcaaaatgttaaaagtcGCATGTACATTTGCACACAAGTTTTCTGGAAAAAAGGAACATTTTTGTGTCCCTTGTAAAAAGGCAAATTTTCGATGCTTCAACATGAATATTTACGGGATATATTTATTTTCTACATAGGCCACATAAAAATGTTCTTTTTGCCGATCGAAAACTTTTGTGCAAACATATGATTCCCAGATGTAGACatggatttttttgaaatttttttaaaATGATTTTTTATGCATGTCATAATAGGTTCGTAACATGTGGGAGCGAAAACACCACCTTCCATGATAACACTTGAATATCTCCTGTATATTTTAGAATGTAGACCTACAAAAATATCCGACAAGGACAATGTTTGAGCAAAATCCCATAATAAGAAGTATGAAAATACTTCTCATGATATTTTGTATTGTTTTTGTTACTGTGTTTttaaagaaatgcacttttcttaTTTACCCTTTTCATTTTTGACATTCGCGCATTTTTACTGCTATATTATAGCTTTTTTGCAAATTATTTTATTTGCTGATACTTTTTTGTTTCCTATTTTTACTTGACCTTCAGTTTATGAAAATCACTAGTAGCTCCCGCGCTCTAGTGATCCCACTTTTAAAACTTGAGAAGGTTCATTTTTAGGTCTCTAATCATTCTTAAAAAAACATACAGGTACATATACATGTCTAGTATATACGACCAAAGTTTTATTGAAATATCTTTTCAGATGAGATCTCCACAAAACAGACAAATGTGGGGAGAAAAGTaagttcttttttatttttttcagagaCACGATTTTGTAATTTTTGTGTTGCCTAATACAATGTATTATCTTGCCAAACTCTCCACATATGTAAATAAAATGTGTATGTACACAAGTAAATTTTGTTTGGATTTTTTAAAACTTGAAAtgttatttttgatttttttaaaagtaCTTGGAGCATTGGAGCTCGGGAGTCAAAACACCTCACTGAATTCGCACCATGATTTCTATATTTTTACGCAGACGCTTACAAATATGTACATAACTCACTTCTATGAACGCAGTCATATACaatctacccctatgagcaccctcAGCCAGCAAGTCTTTAAATTGATAAAATCAGCACATGTGCCTTCTTGCCAACGGGAACCCTCTATCTGAAAGAAAATTTTGCCTTTATAAAATACCTAATCGTCAAATCTAAGGTTTGATCCCCGATGGTTTAACCAGAAACTTCTGTGAAATGGTCCAGGGAATAAAAATGTCTAACGAATGTCAAGGTCTTGTTGTGGGTCGCTTCCGAATAATCTCTTTTCTAAGCCAAAGTGTTCTGACTTCTTCCACCCAGAAAGAAACGTGCTAAGACATTCGCATTTCCTACTGCTTTCAACAGGTTGTAACTTGTAAGCAAAGGCAGGGCTTCAGTACTGGTAGCAGCTAATGCTCCTATGGTAGATTGATCTACCTGAAGAGGAGCTAACATTTCGATCGTAGTGAAGCCAAGTAGGAGTGTAGGACCAGTCACTACTCACTATGGCCGAAATATTTGGATCCGCGGTTGCAAGCGAGTCTGTTAGCAGAATTTTCTCGATCATATCAGGCAATCCGAAGGAGCATGGGAGCAGAGAGGACAACGCTGAGAGAATAGAGTTTGCAGTGCTAAAGATCCACAGCGTTCTTGGCGTCTCCGGAGATTGGCAGATACTCCACCAACCATTGCTCAGCTGGAAGGCCAAACTGAAGTGCGCTGCGAAGGAAGGCGATGTCATCTTGCGCGCTTACAGGAGGAGGTCCACGGAGCGCCCACGGGTCGAGGGAACTGCTGCGATCAGCCTGCAGGCTATTTCCATCGCCCGTAAGCGCATCGCTCGAGCGGCGAAACGCTTCGTGCCATTTGGATTTGGCCGCGGCGATGACGTCGACGCGGACCAGATCAGCGATGCGACGATGCGGAGGTTCGAGAGGCTAGCGGGCGTCGCCGACGAGTTCTTCAGGTACGTCCAGTTCGGAGGCCGTCCAAGGAGTTTGATCATGCCATCGTCCTtccacttctgctccggtgctcctcccctggaaTTTTTTTGGCGCGTCAAACACAATAACGGTGGAGATTTTTTCATACATGTTCGTAAGCGGGAGCACGATCGTAATTTCATTGTATGTCCACCGTCTGTACAACCCTATATAGAACCTTATGGCACGTgttgtgttgtacctcgtttttATACGTATCTACGGTCACGTGCGTGTGCCGAAATATAAAAGTCCTATACAAATCTTGCTCACgtgatctttttttttcttacacGGTATACACATATTGTATAAATACAGATGAGTATACATGGGCTGAATATGAGTTTCGGCGGATCCAACACATGGAAAAATAACTAACTATGGCCCTCCAACTTCatttaggggggagcaccggagcagccctCTCGTCCTTCAAAGTCCCCACGGAGCTCCTGCTTGCAGGCAAGACACTTGAATATTCCATCAGGAATGGCAGCATGGAGGCTCTCCTCTTGCTTCATCCATTCGATGTCGGTCGCCGGAAAGAGATATTCCTCTTTCTCTCCTACGGGGACACCTCGTCGTGGCAGAAGAATTTCATACTCTCTGTGAGGTTCCGGCTTCTTACATCTGACATCTTGCACATCGTCATGTCCTCCTTGGAACTACTGCCTCCCCAGTTTGGTGCTGCCTGTGTAACCACAAGGGAATTCGCCAGGGAGTTTCTCGCGCAGGAAACAAGATACTCCATCAACCCATCGTCTATGTCGACGTGGTGCATCCACATGTCACAGAGGTTTTACTATGATTCCATTGAGAAGCCAAGTGCTGCCACCGGCGACAAGCTGCAGCTGCCGTTGCCGATCATTCGAGTCGATGCCAGGTGCTTCACCTTGCCGCCGAATGGCCCGTCACACACACCTGCAGAAGACGACCTGCCACTGAGACTGGTATGCCATGTCGATCCCCACCTTGTGCCGAAGAGTTACTCCGAGCACTACGACCAGATCGACCTAGAAACACTCCAAGAGCTGTTGCCCAAGGTGACAAATGAAGGAGCGGATGCGCGCAAAGGGAACTGGTGGTGTCCTCTTACCTCGACGTATTTGCTTGTGGAACCACAGTTTTCGGTGCCACTGCCTACATTGCAACAGATGTACCTGTTGGAAAATTCTGAAAGAGACGTGTAATATTTGACGTACAagtttcctttttggaaaatAAGAGTTTTATAACGCCAGATTTCTGGATTATAGATGCATATGGAAACAGCTTGTCGGGCAAACCTTGTCCTCACCCCTCCCTCGCTAGAGTTGGGAAAAATTTGTCATAGTAAAATttattgtagtagacagacgataGTCATCGTGCTAAATTCCTAAAAAATCTGTGCACCACAATAGTAACCACCTCCAAAGATGTAAACCAGAAGATCCTTCTTGAACGACACCAACGAAGATGAAAAACAACGATATCCCAGAAGATCCGCCAAAGACACAACTACAGACCAACTATGAGGGCTAAATGCACCACTAGAGAGTGGGTATATGGTGGAAGGAGCTTATTCTCATATCACGATGTCACCATCGCCTCACCATATCAACGAAGGCACCACCTCACAATATCAACGAAGGCACAAGATCTTACTACAACAAGAAACAGAAAATGAGAAGAGGCCATCGGAGATTCAGAGGTTGGAACGGATCAGTGATGGTGCCAATGGAGGGGACGTAAACCTTAGACGTGCACCGCCTTGGGGTCGCTTGGGTTTCTCCTCGTACCACCAAGGACCCCTCTTTCTATTAATAGGCTTCCTTGTAATGCACCTTCTGCAACAATGTCCATATCGCAACCAGCTCGTACACGAGAGTAACAACCACATGCATGAATACTCCTTTTTATTTCTGAACACTACAtcttttctacatagccaaatagACAAAAGAGCAATGACCAAAATAATCAAACCTAAagactgttgaaatattgggccaatACAAGTGGTCCATATAAGATTGTTGGTCGTAGCTCCGAGTATTGTTCGTGAGAGAGTTGATCAAATGACAAGTATTTTTTTAAATAAGATGGATTGAGCTCTAATGCGTATCTTCaggacatcaatatgatgaataAAGAAGATTTGGTGTGTAAGTTCAAGATAAACCATCTCGAGGAGGTCATAAGCTTGAATATTGACATCCATATGTTGTTCATGGGTATATGAAGATATGCGTAGAAGAGGCTCACCAATAGTGGATTATGTGGGTACAATTCGCAAGGCTTCATCAAgcaaagcacaatcaagaaagacgtTCCATCTTGATGTGGTTAAGATTTTCATCATCTAGCTATGCAAGATTAAGTTTtgttcttgatagggtttctttcttacaggTCTTATTGTTTTAATGATAGACCAGTTTATAGGATAGATTATGGTTGTACTATCTAATGAGTAACTTGATTGCATCATTTGGAGAGAGCTCAAACTTTTGCATCCTTTGCATAATATTTCTTAGTTGTATTTGGTTTTTATCTATGTGATATTTTAGAGCCTGTGATTATCCCATGAAATATCTAGTTCATCAAAAAATGACTCCTTATGAAATACTTGTTGCGTTTTTGGTATTGGAGATTGTACAGGTTCTTCGTGCtgagaggtttcacctctaaTTTCGTTGAAAAATCTACCCGGCCTACTTATTTCTCCTATAATTTTTGTGCGGTAGCTATTGTTGTtatcttttcaacaaaattagtttcaaaTTAACCGGAGTTTCCAAAGTCAAGATTCTGCAATTTTCGTATACAGATTTCTGGATCGAAAGTTCCGCTTGgggaggccggtactaccgcttggggcAGCTTGGCTGCTTCCCTTACCCTCATGGCAAGTGTGCTATCCATTTGGCCGGTAGCACCACCCTACTATCGACTAACTTCTGGTAATGCCGTTTTCAGCTCCGGAAACCTTCTGCAAGCTTTTTGGGCATTTCCGGAAATTGGCCAGTACTACCTCTAGCCTGTAGTACCTCCCTAATTCAGCCCAACAATTCCTCCTATTTTCACTGTTGTGTCGTTTCTTTACTTTTCCGGTAGTACTGCCCCATGGCAGCGGAACTTCCAGTCTTACGTTTTCTGCACTCAACGGTTGGATTTTTGGGGTACCTTTTTAAGGGGCTTTCTTCCCCAATGGTACTCAATCTTGCACAACTCGTTCATGGCCCATTTTTGATCTTCCTTAAGCTTTCTATCTCTCTAtttcctccatgattcttgctcccATTTGAGGAAAAGAGAAAGGAGATCTAGCTTTACTATGATACCATTTAAATtgcctctttgtgagggaatcctTTAGATctggatcttggagaaatttggtgttatcCTCTTGAGTTCTttctctcatattttccaaatagTTTTTGTAGATTtagtggaatttgagagtgaagttcttgccattgcattgggTGCATCGGTCTGAGTCTCTGCGGTGATACATGGAGGTGAAAATTCGGGAGATATTTCCTTCAAGTGCGTGTACCAGgaacttgttcctcttgggtctttggtccCTAGAAGGCTTTGTGACTTAGTGGTGGTCttagagcctccaattaagttgtgaatATTTCGCCAAGCGTAAGATCTTTGTGTCGATTTCTTGGGATCCTCCAattaattaagttgtggagattttcCCAAGTTTGCACGGTTTTACGACCGCCCTCAAGGGTtacttagtggatcgaggacttTCCTTTTTCTAGGAAGGCTTGAGGAGAATATGGTGAGGCCTTCATTGCATTTGGGGGTGCTttggcctccacaccgctccaacggagagaaaCTTTTGGGATATATCATTGTCTCCGCATGCCTCGATTGCTTTTGTATGCAAGCTTCTTTTACTTGTGCACTTGAttttgtgatagccttcatgATGTTTGTCTTGCTTAACATAATTTGTTGGTTCACATTGGTGAACCGTAATTATATCGGTTTTGTGTTTAGCAAATTAAATGGTAGTTTTATTTCGTATTTGTTTAACCTATTattgtaaaaaaaattaaaccgcctattcacccttcCCCATTCAGGCGATATCAATGTCCTTTCACCGGTGAATtcttcttttttaaaaaaaatcatagttataagtttcaaaaaaatctgaacaatATCTAGACATAGTTAATGATGCAACCTACAAGCATGCAAAATTTATGTAAAATTATTTGTATTGTGGGCTACATAAAAGTGATAAAATCTGAAATGATGCATACTCAGATCtacactttttatttttatgtataaAATACGAATAATTTGAAATTTATATTTGCACGTTTTGGGATACAACATTACTACATCTGTATTTCTTTTCAAAGTTTTTTGAAACTTCTAAATGTGACTTTTGTATTTTTGAATACAACTCAagcctctttttttctttttgatgcgaATGTGTCCAGTTTTCTGTGATGAAGTCCCGACCGGAGaggttagctttttttttttgagaacaactCTGACCCCCTTTATTCATTCCTACCCAGAATGTTTACAGGAAATGAAAGAAACGGAGGTATAACTCCCAACCAAACATGGCGACCCGCTGCAAGCGATGTTGCCGAGCGCGCTAGACTATGAGCTTCGCCATTCGACCGCCGGCTCTCACGGCGGAAACAGAAACCTCCCCGATGTTCGGCCGACATCTTGATCTCCTTGAGCACATGACTAAAGAGCCCCAGGTTGTTGATCTTCAGGCCTTGGATCACTTCCATGCAGTCCGAAGCCACCATGACCCCTTCCACTCCCAGGTCCGCCGTGAGCGCCAAAGCTTCACGACAAGCCATAGCTTCGAGGCAGCCAGGGTGTGTAATCCCCTCAAAAACCACCGCCGAGGAACCGAGGTAAACACCTGCATGGGAGCGGCAGACAGCTGCCACAGCTCCTCGATTAGATATCTTTGCAACAGCGCCGTCCGTATTCACCTTGCTCTGGTTCTGTGGAGGAGGTATCCATCTTGGTGCCACCGGAGGGTGCACCTTCGCTGCAGCCGTAGCTCTCGGTTTCCCCGACAAGGATAGATCAGGCAAGAAACTCTCAATGAACTGATGCGTCGCCTGCGGACTTTGATAGATGTCTTCATGAATTGCTTTCTACCTTGCGTGCCAAATAGCCCAAAGGGTAACAACCATCCGAATAAAGTCATCATGCTCCATCGTCCGCATCATCAAGAAAAGCCATTGCCGGGCAGCAGGCTCCGTCGAGATGCAAATGTGTTCCACGATTGTTGGGTTGGACAACGCCCACACACATCGCGACATAGCACACTCCACCAGGGAGTGACGCCATGAATCTTCTTGTCCACAGACCGAGCATGTCGCCGACGTCGCCATGTGCCTATGGTGACGGACATCGCCGGTTGGAAGCGAGCAGTGCGCTAGCCTCCACAGAAAAACTCGAATCTTTGACGGGACGGCGGTCTTCCACAGCTTCGACCAATCCTTCCCTTCATCTGCGCTGCTCAAGGCCGCCGCGCGGTTCTCAAGCCAATCGCCCCTAGTCCGGCGAACTCGAACCAAGTTTCTATATGCTGAACGGACAGTGAACACACCTGTTTTTTCAAACTGCCACGCCCAGAAATCTTCTTGCCGCCTGGTACATAGCGGAATTCCTTTGATCACTTCGACATCCATGGGCAAGAAAACCTCCTCGAGCTTGTCCTCCTTCCAAGAAGCTGTCGTGTTATCAATATAGTCGCACACACGCTGGGGCGCCCCTTGTTTCCTAGGCGCAACTGGCATCATCTGCTCCTCCCGCGGCAGCCAGTTATCTCGCCAAGCATGCGTAGTCGCACCGTCACCAATTCTCCGTATAAGGCCTAGCTTCAGGGCATCACGTCCCTCCAGAAGGGACCGCCAAACCTGGGACGGGTGGGAGCCCAGCTCGGCCTCTAACAAATCAGCATCCGGATAGTAAACCGCTTTGAGTACTCGCGCACTCAGCGATCCTGGTTCCTGTAGAAGC contains:
- the LOC124662592 gene encoding uncharacterized protein LOC124662592, producing the protein MSTLSQQVDQSLLTMAEIFGSAVASESVSRIFSIISGNPKEHGSREDNAERIEFAVLKIHSVLGVSGDWQILHQPLLSWKAKLKCAAKEGDVILRAYRRRSTERPRVEGTAAISLQAISIARKRIARAAKRFVPFGFGRGDDVDADQISDATMRRFERLAGVADEFFRYVQFGGRPRTALSSFKVPTELLLAGKTLEYSIRNGSMEALLLLHPFDVGRRKEIFLFLSYGDTSSWQKNFILSVRFRLLTSDILHIVMSSLELLPPQFGAACVTTREFAREFLAQETRYSINPSSMSTWCIHMSQRFYYDSIEKPSAATGDKLQLPLPIIRVDARCFTLPPNGPSHTPAEDDLPLRLVCHVDPHLVPKSYSEHYDQIDLETLQELLPKVTNEGADARKGNWWCPLTSTYLLVEPQFSVPLPTLQQMYLLENSERDV